A region from the Nymphalis io chromosome 9, ilAglIoxx1.1, whole genome shotgun sequence genome encodes:
- the LOC126770461 gene encoding tuberin isoform X6, which produces MGSRDRDTKSLHDKLKVFFKKGASAPVAAQNELVVTAELRRELGPETPLNRRLRAIKEVGEKILHIRVQDGGVEKIWSCTRDLLKDSNVEARHTVLGLLRSIAEGQSELLIMRTILFRYLQETHLNHPPEDYQLRFKLLYTLTNTGKDIKCLEEQIGPFLIEWLPHIQAPGHIKDFVGLITNVVKFNAVYLDEEIVHGIVNNACHLCVYSADPGVVQGCLSLLEAVVSYSLLPRAALRTFVAALCRTVNIEHYCQNSWKLMRYVVGADMGHAALQEMAELVRGAGEAEDAEEGAGLARGAVFYINMALWGPRRVRTLHVSFLAVLPAFLKALAGRQAVVTYEVVVALQSLVARVPLEVDEVAWDLVLAIIRAVLQQDKSFDPPNELIHSRVHALITSIEQLHEAGQFLGDAEVLLDLVDFCGHDRPEASTMRLLTERCAALSGADAGAALALAERYVRLEPRLPVRLHALACVLAYIKRNRCGHGEELAERVGGPVAAACAQDAEPALRAAAARALPDLARMCTSDVCIDLIDQLEKILNRPFEMYVSEVSVPADADTSDLRLAAVGLLELLHDKLLRAPAAHAARAFLVLLDHLDHHYRRPTLLHHHPDIRLKIFDMLFALRANAFNCVGFCYEGGTAVYGAAALRLRPLCSPFLLAEPPAPRGHQPAAAAQAKDLPPGACLLPVGRAARTLTAALTREAEWSVLAHVLRALPQLLHARALAVGRRAQDLDLLASTLCSMVAERGPAGGGRLLLSELHAAVLPALAALASYHAYLEPQTQQRIVRCLLKYGMVLRTPQPYINALTIFTLETRDTMVKMLPEVLLDLSKISDTKAIASPMLEFLSTLTRLPRVFASFVEDQYMSVFAILLPYTNPSRYNHYVVSLAHHVIAAWFLKCRLSYRRNFVRFIIHGLHNYIIMPFEEQLQYKSNHFHQSVNEDSSNRQRSSSLGSKAVSRAPLSGARGAGGAGGAGAGASAPAAFHVELTETCVDLLARYTFTPCSVKPQRSDTAEFLFNGGQSTTWLVGHKLITITTSGCLQNSIKQGLCERCATLCRQHAEGAPAPPGPPAAPPRDPPPDDAPQLQVSDNSEQANRLQVHAHHAPEVRRQNSAENKASDPGADALDQFSTRFEKLAKEVERAGEWRRAGALAAARACPCWCARWAELHVRSPTGDVSWLLRMQNRVSGAPPRPAAREPLVTLRRPQISSWQLQEWPLQDVLALLSPPLSDPSSGLGDSRPDLSSEGSPRSSRSTSQRSHGPDLHKSSSDSVVGSDKRTSQAATATTRMSTQPINIPGSPQRQSSSSTTDDDDMLLIVPEGKSRHPVRRSNSSPEMSSSWKAAVRGPDADELVLLPAEPAAPMTMHASKKVGKKSDMRVSCEAIPEEMCGTSPQPHPAPHAHLLTYNSDPVFQIGTTGSETEAETKAETNSVTATATHHQLQKTSSDSRVTLGHEAGGATAAGAEADAGADELPPLARSKRSNTISVMSPTRRNRELNRNPPSTGGGAGGAGGGVSPSFVFLQLYHNMSTYPISPTVPGETPTALNPLMGRPLKVSGVQHERTIKNLDLVPPLETYKVGVLYVGPGQQDDEVAILKNEYGSVRYMEFLRLLGTLVPLEGAEEPNLFLNLEKGGKDGHYTYVWNDDIMQVLFHVATAMPNSPRDPSCNEKRKYIGNDFVSIVYNDSGHDFNIHTIKGQFNLCIVVVEPLEHGMNRVTLKSKDERLRGKFLAHVEPHCVSDANVALLARQHALHAALASQISQSLKLGGAAYASNSLERLRLIKRLRARAEDERRAAAARAPAPYAAPPDAQRRVAIDDFDDYA; this is translated from the exons ATGGGCTCTAGAGATAGGGACACAAAATCCCTTCACGACAAGTTGAAAGTGTTCTTCAAGAAGGGTGCATCGG CGCCCGTTGCGGCTCAAAACGAGCTGGTAGTGACGGCAGAACTGCGGCGAGAATTGGGTCCGGAGACGCCGCTAAACCGCCGCCTCCGTGCTATCAAGGAAGTCGGCGAAAAGATTCTTCACATTCGTGTCCAAGAT GGTGGTGTAGAAAAAATTTGGTCTTGTACGAGGGACCTTCTAAAAGACTCAAATGTAGAAGCACGCCATACAGTACTTGGATTACTAAGAAGTATTGCTGAAGGTCAATCAGAACTGCTTATAATGCGCACCATTCTATTCCGGTACCTGCAAGAGACACACCTCAACCATCCACCAGAAGATTATCAGCTccgttttaaattactttacacTTTAACTAACACTGGAAAGGATATTAAATGTCTGGAAGAACAG ATTGGACCATTTCTGATAGAATGGCTGCCCCATATTCAGGCACCGGGGCACATAAAAGACTTTGTCGGTCTCATCACAaatgttgtaaaatttaatgCTGTCTACTTAGATGAGGAAATTGTTCATGGGATCGTAAA caATGCATGTCATCTCTGCGTGTACTCTGCGGACCCAGGAGTAGTCCAAGGGTGCCTGTCGCTTCTGGAAGCGGTGGTATCGTACTCGCTGCTGCCGCGTGCCGCTCTGCGGACCTTCGTGGCCGCACTCTGCAGGACCGTTAACATAGAACATTACTGTCAAAACAGTTGGAAG CTGATGCGCTACGTGGTGGGTGCGGACATGGGGCACGCGGCGCTGCAGGAGATGGCGGAGCTGGTGCGCGGCGCGGGGGAGGCCGAGGACGCGGAGGAGGGCGCGGGGCTGGCGCGCGGGGCCGTGTTCTACATCAACATGGCGCTGTGGGGGCCGCGCCGCGTGCGCACGCTGCACGTGTCCTTCCTGGCCGTGCTGCCCGCCTTCCTCAAG GCGCTGGCGGGGCGGCAGGCGGTCGTCACATACGAAGTGGTGGTGGCGCTGCAGAGCCTGGTGGCGCGCGTGCCACTGGAGGTGGACGAGGTCGCCTGGGATCTCGTCCTCGCCATCATCCGCGCCGTTTTGCAGCAGGACA AAAGCTTCGACCCCCCCAACGAGCTAATCCACAGCCGCGTGCACGCGCTGATCACCTCCATCGAGCAGCTGCACGAGGCGGGACAGTTCCTCGGCGACGCGGAGGTGCTGCTCGACCTCGTCGACTTCTGTGGACACGACCGGCCG GAGGCGTCCACCATGCGGCTGCTGACGGAGCGCTGTGCGGCGCTGAGCGGCGCGGACGCGGGCGCGGCGCTGGCGCTGGCGGAGCGCTACGTGCGCCTGGAGCCGCGCCTGCCCGTGCGCCTGCACGCGCTGGCCTGCGTGCTGGCCTACATCAAGCGCAACCGTTGCGGCCACGGCGAGGAGCTGGCGGAGCGTGTGGGCGGGCCGGTGGCGGCGGCCTGCGCGCAGGACGCCGAGCCGGCGCTGCGggccgccgccgcccgcgcgctGCCCGACCTGGCGCGCATGTGCACCTCCGACGTGTGCATCGACCTCATCGACCAGCTCGAGAAG ATTCTGAACCGTCCGTTCGAGATGTACGTGTCGGAGGTGTCGGTCCCGGCGGACGCGGACACGTCGGACCTACGCCTGGCGGCCGTCGGGCTGCTGGAACTGCTGCACGACAAGCTGCTGCGAGCCCCCGCTGCGCACGCCGCGCGCGCCTTCCTCGTGCTGCTCGACCATCTCGACCACCACTACCGCCGACCCACGCTGCTGCATCACCACCCGGACATACGACTCAAG ATTTTCGATATGCTGTTCGCGCTCCGGGCGAACGCCTTCAACTGCGTCGGGTTCTGCTACGAGGGCGGCACGGCGGTGTACGGGGCGGCGGCGCTCCGCCTGCGCCCGCTGTGCTCGCCCTTCCTGCTGGCCGagccgcccgcgccgcgcggCCACCagcccgccgccgccgcgcagGCCAAGGACTTGCCGCCC GGCGCCTGCCTGCTGCCGGTGGGGCGCGCGGCGCGCACGCTGACGGCGGCGCTGACGCGCGAGGCGGAGTGGTCGGTGCTGGCGCACGTGCTGCGCGCGCTGCCGCAGCTGCTGCACGCGCGCGCGCTGGCCGTGGGGCGGCGCGCGCAGGACCTGGACCTGCTGGCGTCCACGCTGTGCTCCATGGTGGCGGAGCGCGGCCCGGCGGGCGGCGGCCGCCTGCTGCTGTCGGAGCTGCACGCCGCGGTGCTGCCGGCGCTGGCGGCGCTGGCGTCGTACCACGCCTACCTGGAGCCGCAGACGCAGCAGCGCATCGTGCGTTGTCTTCTCAAATACGGAATGG TGCTCCGCACCCCGCAGCCGTACATCAACGCGCTGACGATCTTCACGCTGGAGACGCGCGACACGATGGTCAAGATGCTGCCAGAGGTGCTTCTCGACCTGTCCAAGATCTCCGACACGAAGGCCATCGCCAGCCCCATGCTAGAGTTCCTTTCCA CGCTGACCCGCCTGCCGCGCGTGTTCGCGTCGTTCGTGGAGGACCAATACATGTCGGTGTTCGCGATCCTGCTGCCGTACACCAACCCCTCCCGCTACAACCACTACGTGGTGTCCCTGGCGCACCACGTGATCGCGGCCTGGTTCCTCAAATGCCGACTCTCCTACCGCAGGAACTTCGTGCGGTTCATCATACAC GGCTTGCACAACTACATTATAATGCCGTTCGAGGAGCAGCTGCAGTACAAGTCCAACCACTTCCATCAGAGCGTCAACGAGGACTCGTCCAACAGGCAGAGGAGCTCCAGTCTC GGCTCCAAGGCGGTGTCTCGTGCGCCGCTGTCGGGGGCGCgaggcgcgggcggcgcgggcggcgcgggcgcaggAGCCAGCGCACCCGCGGCTTTCCACGTGGAGCTCACCGAGACCTGCGTCGACTTGCTTGCCAGATATACCTTCACACCCTGCAGCGTCAAGCCGCAGAG GAGCGACACGGCCGAGTTCCTGTTCAATGGCGGCCAGTCGACCACGTGGCTGGTGGGGCACAAACTGATCACCATCACCACGTCCGGCTGCTTACAGAACTCCATCAAGCAGGGGCTGTGCGAAAG GTGCGCGACGCTGTGCCGCCAGCACGCCGAGGGCGCGCCGGCCCCCCCGGGCCCCCCGGCCGCCCCCCCGCGCGACCCCCCGCCCGACGACGCGCCGCAG TTGCAGGTGAGCGACAACTCCGAGCAGGCCAACCGCCTGCAGGTGcacgcgcaccacgcgccggAGGTCAGACG GCAAAACTCGGCGGAGAACAAGGCGAGCGACCCCGGGGCCGACGCCCTCGACCAGTTCTCGACGCGCTTCGAGAAGCTCGCCAAGGAGGTG GAGCGGGCGGGCGAGTGGCGGCGCGCGGGCGCgctggcggcggcgcgcgcgtgtCCGTGCTGGTGCGCGCGCTGGGCCGAGCTGCACGTGCGCTCGCCCACCGGCGACGTGTCGTGGCTGCTGCGCATGCAGAACCGGGTGAGCGGCGCGCCTCCGCGGCCCGCAGCGCGTGAGCCCCTTGTAACCCTCCGCCGCCCGCAGATCAGCTCGTGGCAGCTGCAGGAGTGGCCGCTGCAGGACGTGCTGGCGCTGCTGTCGCCGCCGCTCAGCGACCCCTCCAGTGGCCTGGGGGACTCCAGGCCCGACCTC AGCTCGGAAGGTTCGCCTCGCTCGTCCAGGTCGACTTCGCAGCGCTCGCACGGGCCAGATCTGCACAAATCCAG CTCGGACTCCGTGGTGGGCAGCGACAAGCGCACGAGCCAGGCCGCGACCGCCACCACCCGCATGAGCACGCAGCCCATCAACATCCCCGGCTCGCCGCAGCGGCAGAGCTCGTCCAGCACGACGGACGACGACGACATGCTGCTCATCGTGCCCGAG GGCAAGTCGCGGCACCCCGTGCGGCGCTCCAACTCGTCCCCCGAGATGTCGTCGTCGTGGAAGGCGGCGGTGCGCGGGCCCGACGCCGACGAGCTGGTGCTGCTGCCGGCCGAGCCCGC GGCCCCGATGACGATGCACGCGAGCAAGAAGGTGGGCAAGAAGAGCGACATGCGCGTGTCGTGCGAGGCCATCCCCGAGGAGATGTGCGGGACCTCCCCGCAGCCGCACCCCGCGCCGCACGCGCACCTCCTGACGTACAACTCCGACCCAG TGTTTCAAATAGGAACGACGGGGTCCGAGACGGAAGCGGAGACGAAGGCCGAGACAAACAGCGTGACCGCCACCGCGACGCACCACCAGCTACAGAAG ACGAGCAGCGACAGTCGCGTGACTCTGGGCCACGAGGCGGGCGGCGCGACCGCGGCGGGCGCGGAGGCGGACGCGGGCGCGGACGAGCTGCCGCCGCTCGCGCGCTCCAAGCGCTCCAACACCATCTCCGTCATGAGCCCCACGCGTAGGAACCG GGAGCTGAACCGCAACCCCCCGAGCACGGGAGGGGGTGCGGGCGGCGCGGGTGGCGGCGTGTCTCCGTCCTTCGTGTTCCTGCAGCTGTACCACAACATGAGCACCTACCCCATCTCGCCCACCGTGCCCG GGGAGACGCCGACGGCTCTGAACCCGCTGATGGGTCGCCCGCTGAAGGTGTCCGGCGTGCAGCACGAGCGTACCATTAAGAACCTCGACCTCGTGCCACCACTGGAGACCTACAAG GTGGGCGTGCTGTACGTGGGCCCGGGACAGCAGGACGACGAGGTGGCGATATTGAAAAATGAATATGGCAGTGTGAG ATATATGGAGTTCCTGAGGCTGCTGGGCACGCTGGTGCCGCTGGAGGGAGCCGAGGAGCCCAACCTATTCCTCAATCTGGAAAAGGGCGGCAAGGACGGGCACTACACCTACGTCTGGAACGACGACATCATGCAGGTGCTGTTCCACGTGGCCACCGCCATGCCCAACTCGCCGCGCGACCCCAGCTGCAACGAGAAGCGCAAGTACATCGGAAACGACTTCGTGTCCATCGTCTACAACGACTCCGGCCACGACTTCAACATTCACACGATCAAG GGACAGTTCAACCTCTGCATCGTGGTGGTGGAGCCGCTCGAGCACGGCATGAACCGGGTCACGCTCAAGAGCAAGGACGAGCGCCTGCGCGGCAAGTTCCTCGCGCACGTCGAGCCGCACTGCGTGTCCGACGCCAACGTGGCGCTGCTCGCCCGCCAGCACGCGCTGCACGCCGCG CTGGCGTCGCAGATCTCGCAGTCGCTGAAGCTGGGCGGCGCGGCGTACGCGTCCAACTCGCTGGAGCGCCTGCGCCTCATCAAGCGCCTGCGCGCGCGCGCCGAGGACgagcgccgcgccgccgccgcgcgcgcgcccgcgCCCTACGCCGCGCCGCCCGACGCGCAGCGCCGCGTCGCCATCGACGACTTCGACGACTACGCCTag